From a region of the Anomalospiza imberbis isolate Cuckoo-Finch-1a 21T00152 chromosome 35, ASM3175350v1, whole genome shotgun sequence genome:
- the LOC137464067 gene encoding LOW QUALITY PROTEIN: serine/threonine-protein kinase pim-1-like (The sequence of the model RefSeq protein was modified relative to this genomic sequence to represent the inferred CDS: deleted 1 base in 1 codon), producing the protein MPRPARRRSAGPPRARPCPSRRGAASAGLSPYWLWHFWKCLLLWCWRSSAVFWLRLVRALGRPRPRPRPRTKPLPRFRPQPPRCRPAPAPAPTASQAASPLRAPPLLGLAAGPEPPQPGAARQAAARRAVGFPGQKSGSAVPPARAEKPPLEQLYREGPLLGSGGCGSVYSGTRLADGAPVAIKRVHRDRISEWARLHNGALVPMELALLWMVSCPGFRGIVRLLDWFELPDGFALVMERPQRCQDLWDFLAERGFLTEPVARGLFRQVLEAVRHCTSRGVLHRDIKAENVLVDLATGEAKLIDFGCGTILQDTFYTRMSGTPEYCPPEWILFGCYHGQPATIWSLGILLYDLVCGDLPFHTNRDIVQSQLFFPPRVSQECQHLIRWCLSMEPADRPSLEDLFEHSWLQEPCLAQETAEIHPLLSRIQEPSKYPLHTSRGTPRKPRSEDYTWCPDRTGKRLHRPWSTSSASATPGATVCGDIPFKKNEDLVRNRLLSWQQVSRGFTSSLSSEELSEEKTLPGLLQHRCACVRAAPEEQLRKF; encoded by the exons atGCCGCGTCCCGCAAGGCGCcgctcggcggggccgccccgtgcCCGCCCCTGCCCGTCCCGCCGCGGAGCCGCCTCGGCCGGGCTCTCTCCGTACTGGCTGTGGCACTTCTGGAAGTGCCTCTTGCTCTGGTGCTGGCGGAGCAGCGCGGTCTTTTGGCTCCGCCTGGTGCGGGCTCTGGGCCGGCCCCGGCCGAGGCCCCGGCCCCGAACCAAGCCCCTCCCGCGGTTccgcccgcagccgccccgctgccgccccgcgcccgccccggccccgacagcaTCGCAGGCAGCTTCCCCgctccgagctccgccgctgCTTGGCTtggccgccggccccgagccgccgcagCCCGGGGCGGCTCGGCAAGCAGCAGCGCGCCGGGCGGTCGGGTTCCCGGGGCAGAAGAGCGGGAGCGCGGTGCCGCCCGCACGGGCGGAGAAGcctcccctggagcagctctaccGGGAGGGCCCGCTGCTGGGGAGCGGCGGCTGCGGCAGCGTTTACTCCGGGACCCGGCTCGCCGACGGCGCCCCG gtggccatcaagcgAGTGCACCGCGATCGCATCTCGGAGTGGGCGcggctg CACAACGGCGCCCttgtgcccatggagctggcGCTGCTGTGGATGGTGTCGTGCCCTGGCTTCCGCGGCATTGTGCGGCTCCTGGACTGGTTCGAGCTGCCCGACGGCTTCGCGCTGGTCATGGAGCGTCCGCAGCGCTGTCAGGACCTCTGGGACTTCCTGGCTGAGCGGGGGTTCCTGACGGAGCCCgtggcgcgggggctgttccgccaggtgctggaggccgtgcggcactgcaccagccgCGGCGTCCTGCACCGCGACATCAAGGCCGAGAACGTCCTCGTCGACCTGGCCACGGGCGAGGCCAAGCTCATCGACTTCGGCTGCGGCACGATCCTCCAGGACACGTTCTACACCCGGATGTCAG GAACACCGGAGTACTGCCCACCGGAGTGGATCCTGTTTGGCTGCTACCATGGCCAGCCAGccaccatctggtccctgggcatcctgctttATGACCTGGTCTGCGGGGACCTTCCTTTCCATACAAACAGGGACATCGTCCAGAGCCAACTCTTCTTCCCGCCCCGGGTGTCTCAAG aGTGCCAGCACCTCATCAGGTGGTGTTTATCCATGGAACCCGCAGACAGGCCATCACTGGAAGACCTTTTTGAGCATTcttggctgcaggagccctgcctggcccaggagacagcagagatccat cctctgctcagtaGGATCCAGGAGCCCAGCAAGTACCCGCTGCACACGTCTCGTGGCACTCCAAGAAAACCCCGGAGC gaaGATTACACCTGGTGCCCAGACCGGACGGGCAAGCGCCTGCACCGTCCGTGGAGCACCTCCAGTGCCAGCGCTACCCCAGGGGCCACGGTCTGCGGGGACATCCCCTTCAAGAAGAACGAGGACCTCGTGCGAAATCggctcctctcctggcagcaggtctccagag GCTTCACCAGCTCGCTCAGCTCGGAGGAGCTCTCAGAGGAGAAAACGCTGCCTGGC ctgctgcagcaccgctGTGCCTGCGTGCGAGCAGCGCCCGAGGAGCAGCTGCGCAAGTTCTGA